A region of Liolophura sinensis isolate JHLJ2023 chromosome 8, CUHK_Ljap_v2, whole genome shotgun sequence DNA encodes the following proteins:
- the LOC135473917 gene encoding frataxin, mitochondrial-like: MSLQKLCRYCRTLRPLSLQIFNRGSKPSLDRCLVSLSVRQHPHGFVPGILVRQPSEVVVTNPKLFGTGSGKEELSEMMFDQLCTETLDKLAENLEELAERLSVHPDYDVALSDGVLTLKLGGTSGTYVINKQTPNRQIWLSSPSSGPKRYDFSDGQWVYKRDGKSLQALLSEELSVIYNYDIQLDQSS; the protein is encoded by the exons ATGTCTCTACAGAAATTGTGCCGGTATTGTCGCACATTGCGACCGTTGTCACTTCAAATCTTTAATCGAGGT AGCAAGCCATCATTAGATAGATGCCTAGTTTCCTTATCAGTGCGACAACACCCACATGGTTTTGTTCCTGGGATACTTGTAAGGCAGCCTTCAGAAGTTGTGGTTACAAACCCCAAGTTGTTTGGTACTGGCAGTGGAAAAGA GGAGCTGTCAGAGATGATGTTTGACCAGCTGTGCACAGAGACATTGGACAAGCTGGCAGAAAACCTGGAAGAGCTGGCAGAAAGGCTCAGTGTTCACCCTGATTATGATGTGGCACTTTCA GATGGAGTGTTGACCTTGAAGTTGGGAGGCACCAGTGGTACTTATGTCATCAACAAACAGACTCCTAACCGACAGATTTGGCTCTCCTCCCCATCAAG TGGGCCTAAGAGGTATGATTTCAGCGATGGACAGTGGGTGTACAAGAGAGACGGAAAGTCATTACAGGCTCTCCTGTCAGAAGAACTCTCAGTAATATACAACTATGATATACAGTTAGACCAAAGCAGCTGA
- the LOC135473880 gene encoding zinc transporter ZIP1-like, giving the protein MFIVTMAFGIIANLIVRYFERKGKNTANLDESMVVHLLNCLAGGLFFGTFLLGLLPEVRELFEGIMERYNVDTHFPVAEAATAVGFFFVMILEHLIEMCQRGASGHGHGHGGSHNHGHINGHEDGHRQSHVTGQSNSVRNSTGKGESKPSTLRTLYYSNGRYTPQNGESGLPDSHQNVNTNNRYPVTTDTSGQQRMDDLNFRLGERNLAFDPVHKDENRVGNKSTSDTEFQLSTEGIEETPHGHSQISENVMLSSNLGNGGEQSVEAELGTEGTAAVVLASADKKPSFLRAFVLVLALSLHTLFEGLALGLQRDEATIWTLLIAVSVHKAVIVIALSIELSKGGHNTIKRIYITLIVFAIMSPIGVGVGIAITETGAPNDLATDTASSILQGLAGGTFLYVTFFEVLNRELENGYDLRKVLSVMIGFSAIIGLQFLEHSQAH; this is encoded by the coding sequence ATGTTCATCGTGACAATGGCGTTTGGAATAATTGCCAATCTTATCGTTCGTTACTTTGAGCGGAAGGGTAAAAACACAGCAAACTTGGACGAAAGCATGGTCGTGCATCTGTTGAACTGTTTGGCGGGTGGCTTGTTTTTCGGAACTTTCCTGCTGGGACTGCTTCCGGAAGTCCGAGAGTTGTTCGAAGGAATTATGGAGAGATACAACGTTGATACCCACTTCCCCGTGGCGGAGGCAGCCACAGCCGTGGGGTTTTTCTTCGTCATGATTTTGGAGCACCTCATTGAAATGTGCCAACGTGGGGCCAGTGGCCATGGCCATGGCCATGGCGGTAGCCATAATCACGGACACATCAATGGTCATGAAGATGGCCATAGACAAAGTCACGTGACCGGGCAGAGCAACTCCGTTAGGAACAGTACCGGTAAAGGCGAGAGCAAACCTTCCACACTCAGAACACTGTATTACAGCAATGGCAGGTACACGCCACAAAATGGCGAGAGCGGCCTTCCTGACTCCCATCAGAACGTCAACACGAACAATAGGTATCCTGTGACAACGGACACGTCTGGACAACAGAGGATGGACGATCTAAATTTCAGACTGGGCGAAAGGAACCTTGCATTCGACCCTGTGCACAAAGACGAGAACAGGGTTGGCAACAAGTCGACATCAGACACCGAATTTCAGCTCTCTACTGAGGGCATTGAGGAAACTCCCCACGGCCACAGTCAGATATCTGAAAATGTGATGCTCAGTTCAAATCTTGGAAATGGTGGTGAACAGAGCGTGGAGGCTGAGCTTGGGACTGAGGGCACGGCTGCAGTGGTTCTCGCTAGCGCCGATAAGAAGCCGTCTTTCCTGAGGGCGTTCGTCTTGGTCCTGGCCCTGTCCTTACACACGCTGTTCGAGGGCCTGGCTTTAGGGTTACAGAGGGACGAGGCCACTATCTGGACCCTGCTCATCGCCGTGTCTGTCCACAAGGCCGTTATCGTCATTGCACTCTCCATTGAGCTGTCCAAAGGCGGACACAATACCATCAAGAGGATATACATTACTCTAATAGTGTTTGCTATCATGTCACCGATAGGGGTTGGAGTGGGAATTGCTATAACGGAGACGGGGGCCCCTAACGACCTCGCTACAGACACAGCCTCCAGCATACTACAGGGGCTCGCCGGAGGAACATTTCTTTATGTCACGTTTTTTGAAGTGTTAAACCGAGAGCTGGAAAATGGCTATGACTTGAGAAAAGTTTTGTCTGTCATGATCGGATTTTCGGCCATTATAGGCCTTCAATTCTTGGAACATTCCCAGGCCCATTAA